The Cellulomonas shaoxiangyii sequence GGTGGTGCCGGTCGAGCCCGCCGCGCCGCCCGGGGTGGTGCCGTCGGCCACGGTCAGGAGCTGATCGTCCCCGCCACGATCACGCCGATCGCGATTGCCAGGCCGGCGATCACGATGCCGAACGCGACGTTGTGCTCGTCCACGAGCTCGCGGTGCAGGTCGAGGCGGAACAGCTTGTTGACGATGACGACGGTGATCAGCAGCAGCACGATGCCGAGCACCGAGTAGACG is a genomic window containing:
- a CDS encoding DUF350 domain-containing protein produces the protein MALDELLSTIVYSVLGIVLLLITVVIVNKLFRLDLHRELVDEHNVAFGIVIAGLAIAIGVIVAGTISS